The Streptomyces sp. NBC_01244 genome contains a region encoding:
- a CDS encoding ABC transporter permease — translation MSAGTFTPRPGAAPVSRMILAQTALETRMLLRNGEQLLLTVIIPALLLTLFSAVDIVTVPVQEGGSGKSVDFLAPGILALAVMSTAFTGQAIATGFDRRYGVLKRLGASPLPRWALMAAKTLSVLVTEVLQIALLTVIAFALGWSPHGNPLSVALLILLGTAAFSGLGLLMAGTLRAEATLAAANLVFLLLLVGGGVIVPMDKFPGAVQSVLGLLPISALSDGLREVLQHGAALPWGDAAVLTCWAVLGLGAAGRWFRWD, via the coding sequence ATGAGCGCCGGTACGTTCACCCCCCGCCCGGGGGCCGCGCCCGTGTCCCGCATGATCCTGGCGCAGACGGCTCTGGAGACCCGGATGCTGCTGCGCAACGGGGAGCAGCTCCTGCTGACCGTGATCATCCCGGCGCTGCTGCTGACCCTCTTCTCCGCGGTCGACATCGTCACTGTGCCCGTTCAAGAGGGGGGCTCGGGCAAGTCGGTGGACTTCCTCGCCCCCGGGATCCTGGCGCTGGCCGTGATGTCCACCGCCTTCACCGGGCAGGCCATCGCCACCGGCTTCGACCGCCGCTACGGGGTCCTCAAGCGGCTCGGGGCCTCCCCGCTGCCGCGCTGGGCGCTGATGGCCGCCAAGACGCTGTCGGTCCTGGTCACCGAGGTGCTGCAGATCGCGCTGCTGACGGTGATCGCCTTCGCCCTGGGCTGGTCGCCGCACGGGAACCCGCTGTCCGTCGCCCTGCTGATCCTGCTCGGCACCGCCGCCTTCTCCGGGCTCGGCCTGCTGATGGCGGGCACCCTGCGGGCGGAGGCCACCCTGGCCGCCGCCAACCTGGTCTTCCTGCTGCTCCTCGTCGGCGGCGGGGTGATCGTTCCGATGGACAAGTTCCCCGGAGCGGTCCAGTCCGTGCTCGGCCTGCTCCCGATCTCCGCGCTCTCCGACGGACTGCGCGAGGTGCTCCAGCACGGGGCCGCGCTGCCCTGGGGCGACGCGGCCGTGCTGACCTGCTGGGCCGTACTCGGACTCGGCGCTGCTGGGCGCTGGTTCCGCTGGGATTGA
- a CDS encoding ABC transporter ATP-binding protein, producing MSNDPAVEIRGLVKRYGPKTAVDGLDLTVRRASVTAVLGPNGAGKTTTVETCEGYRRPDAGSVRVLGLDPVTRAESLRPRIGVMLQSGGVYSGARAVEMLRHMAKLYADPLDVPTLVERLGLGGCGRTPYRRLSGGQQQRLALAMAVVGRPELVFLDEPTAGLDPQARRATWELVRELRADGVSVVLTTHHMDEAEQLADEVAIVDAGKVIAHGTPDALCRGGAENTLRFTGRPSLDVGSLLKALPDGTQAAELLPGVYRVTGDVDPQLLATVASWCAQHGVMPASLSVERHTLEDVFLELTGKELRA from the coding sequence ATGAGCAACGACCCCGCCGTGGAAATCCGCGGACTGGTGAAGCGGTACGGCCCCAAAACGGCGGTGGACGGCCTGGACCTCACCGTCCGGAGGGCCTCGGTCACCGCAGTCCTTGGTCCCAACGGCGCGGGCAAGACGACCACTGTGGAAACCTGCGAGGGCTACCGCCGCCCCGACGCCGGATCCGTCCGCGTCCTCGGCCTCGACCCCGTGACCCGGGCCGAGTCCCTGCGCCCGCGCATCGGCGTGATGCTCCAGTCCGGCGGGGTCTACTCCGGCGCCCGGGCCGTCGAGATGCTGCGCCACATGGCCAAGCTGTACGCCGACCCCCTGGACGTCCCCACCCTGGTGGAACGCCTCGGCCTCGGCGGCTGCGGCCGCACCCCCTACCGCCGGCTCTCCGGCGGCCAGCAGCAGCGCCTCGCCCTCGCCATGGCCGTCGTCGGCCGCCCCGAGCTGGTCTTCCTGGACGAGCCGACCGCCGGCCTCGACCCGCAGGCCCGCCGCGCGACCTGGGAACTCGTACGGGAACTGCGCGCCGACGGGGTCTCGGTCGTGCTCACCACCCACCACATGGACGAGGCCGAGCAGCTCGCGGACGAGGTCGCCATCGTCGACGCCGGCAAGGTCATCGCCCACGGCACCCCCGACGCGCTGTGCCGTGGCGGCGCCGAGAACACCCTGCGCTTCACCGGCCGCCCCTCCCTCGACGTCGGCTCCCTGCTGAAGGCCCTGCCCGACGGCACCCAGGCCGCCGAGCTCCTCCCCGGCGTCTACCGGGTCACCGGCGACGTGGATCCCCAGCTGCTGGCCACCGTCGCCTCCTGGTGCGCGCAGCACGGGGTGATGCCCGCCAGCCTCTCGGTGGAGCGGCACACCCTCGAAGACGTCTTTCTTGAGCTCACCGGTAAGGAGCTGCGCGCATGA
- a CDS encoding COX15/CtaA family protein: MHKCPRTIRAVLTPLSYLASRWTPSPRTVRRAALAAVLMSVAIVITGGAVRLTGSGLGCDTWPKCTSDSLIVTQEQGFHGAIEFGNRMLTYVLCAAVGWAITAARCAKPWRRSLTRLGWLQFAIVMGNAVLGGITVRTGLNPYSVAGHFLLATSLIAVTTITWQRTLEGDGPARPRVPAPVRKLSWALLAATAVLIAAGTVVTGSGPHAGDSSEIKRMPFDWSATAHVHAVSAWVVCALAVAMWLVLRVVDAPVDTRARARDLLIVLLSQGAIGYVQYFTEVPEALVAAHMLGSCLVWISVVRVVLSLRERPSEEAGIPAQGDARLAAV; encoded by the coding sequence TTGCACAAGTGTCCGCGTACGATAAGGGCCGTGTTGACCCCCCTCTCATATCTCGCCAGCCGCTGGACGCCGTCACCCCGGACCGTCCGGCGAGCCGCGCTCGCAGCGGTGCTCATGAGCGTCGCCATCGTCATCACCGGCGGCGCGGTGCGGCTGACCGGATCCGGTCTCGGCTGCGACACCTGGCCCAAGTGCACGAGCGACAGCCTGATCGTGACCCAGGAACAGGGCTTCCACGGCGCCATCGAGTTCGGCAACCGCATGCTGACGTACGTGCTCTGCGCGGCCGTTGGCTGGGCGATCACCGCCGCCCGCTGCGCCAAGCCGTGGCGCCGTTCACTGACCCGGCTCGGCTGGCTCCAGTTCGCCATCGTGATGGGCAACGCGGTCCTCGGCGGCATCACCGTCCGCACGGGCCTCAACCCCTACAGCGTGGCCGGGCACTTCCTGCTCGCCACCTCGCTGATCGCCGTGACGACGATCACCTGGCAGCGCACCCTCGAGGGTGACGGCCCGGCCCGGCCGCGCGTGCCCGCTCCGGTGCGCAAGCTCTCGTGGGCGCTGCTCGCGGCCACCGCCGTGCTGATCGCGGCGGGAACGGTCGTCACCGGTTCCGGCCCGCACGCCGGTGACAGCAGCGAGATCAAGCGGATGCCGTTCGACTGGTCGGCCACCGCCCACGTACACGCGGTCTCCGCCTGGGTGGTGTGCGCGCTCGCCGTCGCGATGTGGCTGGTGCTGCGCGTGGTCGACGCCCCCGTGGACACCCGGGCGCGCGCCCGCGACCTGCTGATCGTGCTGCTCTCCCAGGGCGCCATCGGTTACGTCCAGTACTTCACCGAGGTGCCCGAGGCCCTCGTGGCGGCCCACATGCTCGGCTCCTGCCTGGTGTGGATCTCGGTCGTCCGGGTGGTCCTGAGCCTGCGCGAACGTCCGTCCGAGGAGGCCGGGATCCCGGCCCAGGGCGACGCCCGCCTCGCCGCGGTCTGA